DNA sequence from the Juglans microcarpa x Juglans regia isolate MS1-56 chromosome 5S, Jm3101_v1.0, whole genome shotgun sequence genome:
TTAAACTTGGAGCAATATAGAAGAGAACGAAGGTAGTTTACCAGGGAGGTATAGGTAGCCAGTTTTCTCTGGAGAGTCTTCTCGGAGTCGATTTCCATGGGTTCCATGGCGGGAAGATGAGAAGTCCCACCAAATTTCACTATGCTGGTCATTAGCCCCTTCGTAAGAGTTACATTTAATcagcaaaatatataatttttcaaatacctTAAGAATGTGGGGATGTAGCTCAAACGGTAGAGCGCTCGCTTTGCATGCGAGAGGTACGGGGTTCGATACCCcgcatctccatttttcatgtttttcccAAGAAACAAACGTTTCTTTTATCCGACGAAAATACCCTCATAGCGACGTCGTCCGTCTCTGTCTCTCTTCCCTCCCTCCCCCCACCAGGCCTGCTACCTTCCACTTCATTGTTCCACAAACCTAGGGTTCCCCTATAACTCGTCTTTCAATGGCTTCCATACAAGGCTCATTCCCTGCAATCTCCGCAATCCGGTCGCGTCGAAATTCGTCGTCTCCGTTTTTGTCTTCCCCAGCCACTGCTACTCCGCTGGTCTCCCCCGCTAGGTCGACGGAGACCCACCGCAAACGGTACGTCTGCCAGAGTATTGGCCGGAGATCCTTTTTCCGAGCAATGGTTCAGCAGGCAGTACAGGGAGCTCCGGCAGCTTACGCTAAGGAAATGGAGAGGCTTTCCGCGAAAGAATCCCTTCTTCTCGCTGTgggtatcattttttttatatataaaaaaactttattttttgttttaaacatttttttgcatgattttaCTGTTCAATTGATTTCCTTATTGGTCATGATTTCCTTTTGTTCGTAAATCCGATATTTATGTAGTTTATTGTTTCATgacttatatttttaattcactCAGTATGGAGTCAAATTTTTAGCTTTACGATCTGCGGTTGCTGAGAAATATTGGAAATGCAAATTGCTTGAAAATTGTTGACAAGTTACGCTTTTACTTTCCGTTTCTTCGGTTGCCTTGGTGCTTAGTTTCTCATTCATTTAACCTAATATCGATAGAATTTAATACATCCATTAGTTGTTTTTTCCTTGCTTTAAGTCAAAGACATGTGGGAGAGCAAGAACTAGCAGCTTCAGCGTGTATTCTCTCtcaatttgtataattatttatttttgggtttgagTCATATGGCACAAGAATGTACTTTTGTAAATTCTCAAGCTCAAGCTCAAGCTCATTAGTGTTTGTTTGTGGAGCcataatttcagtttaaagatTCTGGGGGTTTTGAGGCTTTAGTGACAGGTAAGACTACAGATATACAGCGCATCGATGTGAATGAGAGGATAACTGGTTTGGAGAGGCTCAATCCAACACCTAGACCAACTACGTAGGTGCCCATTcaagatttttcatatttatataattggtATGAGATGCTGCTAACTCATTTCCTCAGCTGTCCAGGTCGCCCTTTCTGGAAGGTAGATGGAATTTTGAGTGGTTCGGGTCTGGAAGCCCAGGATTATTTGCTGctaaatttatatttgagtaagtactgcatttatttttaatctattttcCCTTGTTGGAAGTGATTGTTAAATCTTGGCATTTTCGTATACAATTTGGTCGAGTGGTGGCTAATAGCCTTGGTTCCTATCTGTATTATTGCAGGAGATTTCCTTCAACTTTGGCTAATTTGTCAAAAATGGATGTGGTAATCAAGGATGGAAATGCAAAGATTACAGTGAACTTGAAATTACTTAACTCGGTAATAACTTAAGAGTTCATTTAAATGTCCTCGctgatacttataaaaaaaatgtcttctCTGAATATGCTTGCACAGATGTGTTGCTCATGCAAGGAAGTTTCTTTGTCATTCAGTGTCCTAAAATTGTCAAAAGATAATTTGTGTTCTTTGGATTGAAAGACCGGTCTGGAAAGCATAGGTGTTTTCTCATTTGGAATGTTCCCCCATTTGCTTAATGTGGACAATTTGGAGGGGAaagaaataatagtatttttagtGGTGCAGAGCCATCTGCTTTTGAGTTGAAATCAGTGTTCTTCAGATTGTTGTTCAAGTGATCTTGTGCACTTGTAGATTTTATTGACTCCCTTAccgaccaaaaagaaaaaggattttATTGACTCCCTTTATTAGGAATTGTAATTCTTAGGAGTTTTGTGCACACATCCTGGGCACACAGGGTTTCcccttttctaataaaataaattagtgtTGCAAGAATAATGTCAGAATGAAATAATAGTTAATGCGTGTATGATGTATCTCATTGCTGGCAACTGTACATTTTTACACTACGTTTGTGTTTACGCATTTTTTGAGCTTGATTTACGTTGAAATGCAGATAGAAAGCAAATTGAATCTTTCCACCAAGTTATATGTGGAGGGACCGCTTCGAATGAAAGAGGAATACATTGAAGGGATTCTGGAGTCTCCAACAGTTATTGAAGAAACATTACCAGAACAGCTAAGAGGTGCTTTTGGTCAGGCAGTTAATACAATGCAACAACTGCCTGCTCCTATTCGGGATGCCGTTGCCAATGGGCTGACAATTCCTCTCAGTAAGCTATTTTAAGCAGTTTCTTTTCTTCTGGAATCAAACAAGTGAACCTTTAAATCCTAAACTTCTACAAATCTGTTGGGTATCTGTCCAGGGCGACTTAGTTtgcttttattaattattacttatatCATTTTAGTTGGTAACTGAAGCAGCTGAAGAGCTGGGGTGGAAAAATGAGTTCTTGATAGTTTAAATCTTCCAAATCTCCTTGTTTTCATTCTATGAGCCTACTTGTAACCTTGGGTGCGGTTGTAAACAAAGAGTTCAACTGACTACTCAAACCTTCCTGTGGTGTCAGAACCGGGCAGAGTTCCACCATGTTTTTCATTTGGAATGTAATACATCCTtggtgtgtgtgtatgtgtttgTATATTTGCACACacacgctctctctctttcatacCTCCATATGCACACCACTAGTAAAGCAAACATGTTGACAATGTTACTTCAGGATTTTTACTGTAAGAAGCTTTTCAAATTTTAGCGAGGCTGTTTTGGCATTTTGAGAGATGCCGTTTCAGTTTCTTCACCGTTCATTTATAGAAGTGGGCAATATTCCATTCAAATGCCTTCCTAAGAATGATAAATTTCTGAATATTTTTACGGAAAAGAGtaggtttatattttataaacgACTTGTAGGAATCCAGGTTGagttatcataattttttacatgtatGTTTTTCAGTTGGATACTGAGGTTTCTTTTTCGGTGTACAGGTGGAACTTTCCAGAGattattcatgatttcttatcTTGATGATGAAATACTTGTAAGTACGTTATTGAGCATAATCTCCTTGGATGAGTTTAAATGATTTCTAGACCACTACCTTTGGGCAAGGTGATGTTATAATAGCTCAAGGTCTTGACATAACAACACTAAGTTTTCTTTTGCTGCTCCAAAAACAGTTGAAAGTATCAAGAGAAAAACTTGTTGAAAGGCACCATTTGATTTGTAGGTTATGAAGATGATAcaacagaaataaaataaaaggtgaAGAAAGAAGGGGGGGAGGGGTGTTTACAATAAATGATGGGCATGTACTATATCTAAGCTAAAAGATAGAGAGTTTTAGCCTCAAGGTTAACATTTTTATATGTGGTTGGAGAGGTGACTGATGAATGTGCAATGCCAATAAACATTCTCTTATTGTCACATCAAAGGATCCTCATGAAGACTCACAAATTTGGTCAAGAGCCGAGGAATAGGAATAGCTACCAAAAGTTTGGTATTTCTCACAATCTAActtcttttgatgattttgacaCAGATAATAAGGGATGCAGCTGGAGTGCCTGAAGTTCTAACAAGGTTGGTAGCGCCCCCGTCTTCCTTGGCAGAACCCATTACAGAATATGAGAGTTAGGAATTAATTGTACATATATGAGAAACTGAAAATTTTCTCTACTTCAATTACCTTTTTGAGTTAAGAATTACATTTCATCTCCTCCAGTCCTCCTCTCTCTGGTCGAGCTgcttctattattttatttccttgttcCATTCAAAATACAATCACTCCGTATGCTAATGGTCATCTGACTGAATGGCACCAACCATAGGCTCTTAATGCTCAAGCAGAGAGCCCATTCGGAACGGGATCGCATGCAGAAGCTTGATTGACAGCGACACAATAActgtttcaaaaattttgtgTGGGGCATTTTTACGAATTTTTTACGCACTCTACTAATATGAttgattgtattatttttttaatataaaataattattttagtcaatcatattaataaaatatgtaaaaaatatatataaatgattgtaTGTAACAAAACTCGTCTCTTTTTCGGGAGAAATCAACACATAATACCCATCGtacttgtaaaatattatgtCATGTTGATCTAGTTTCAATCACGTCATAGCTAGCCAACTCAATCCCATTCAAGCGCCGCCCAAGGAATCAATATTGCAATTTGTGTATTAAATttatagagaaaatgttgaCTTCATACCCCTGTTTCCTCGTCGACAAATAGCATCAACCTATTTTGACCAAATTACTTGTTACCTGAGAAATTAACCCTGAGAACTtaataaacccaaaaataatcTCTAGGCTCCAAACCATTTACCTTTATTAGTACATAAAATCATCATCAAATTACAGGTTCTAAGACTCTTCTAGCTTTAGATATActaagtgtttcatctcatcttatcattataatttttttaaattttcatacaaaatataataaataacataattttttcaaattttaaaataataataatattaaaaaaataatattttattcaacttttatctcaatttatctaattttaattcactatccaaacgataTCTAAGTGAATATATGTGCGTGTGAACTCATGAACTGGTTCTCGAGAATGGAAATACTAAAATTGTTCTCGTGATTAATTCGTGATTATGGTTATTTATGGCGACTTACAGCATTTATCTCACAGAACAAAAGGGAATTAAgttagaataatgatagagttattacttactaatttttatctattattttttttgtatttaattttttttaattttttatttacttaataattaaaaaagtgagtattagtaaaattgtatatttttttaatttttttaataattaaggatgttacaaaaatacttaaaaaataaaaaagaaatttaaaatacattttaatataaatatatgaataataataaaatagtaaccaTATGAATACCCGTTAAGTTCTGGGCTTTTTAAACTTGGAAGATGTGCCTCAAGTTCATCATATGAAATATGCTTTCAGTCTGATCTCTGTATCGACGTGATAAAGTGAGAGACGACTTTTCGTAATAGATTGGTTTAAAcgagataatatatatatatatatatatatatatagcaagtcttgcaagaaaagtaaaacatttatttagaa
Encoded proteins:
- the LOC121268331 gene encoding probable plastid-lipid-associated protein 13, chloroplastic, which gives rise to MASIQGSFPAISAIRSRRNSSSPFLSSPATATPLVSPARSTETHRKRYVCQSIGRRSFFRAMVQQAVQGAPAAYAKEMERLSAKESLLLAFKDSGGFEALVTGKTTDIQRIDVNERITGLERLNPTPRPTTSPFLEGRWNFEWFGSGSPGLFAAKFIFERFPSTLANLSKMDVVIKDGNAKITVNLKLLNSIESKLNLSTKLYVEGPLRMKEEYIEGILESPTVIEETLPEQLRGAFGQAVNTMQQLPAPIRDAVANGLTIPLSGTFQRLFMISYLDDEILIIRDAAGVPEVLTRLVAPPSSLAEPITEYES